The sequence CCCATAAGGTCTTGACCCTACATCCAGCGCATTTTTCAAAGCCGCAGGTATAGACCTGTTATGCTCAGGTGTCACAAAAATGACCCCATCCACAGATTGTATCGCATTTCTGAAAGCAACATAGGAACCCGGCACAGTTTGATGATCATCAAAATCCTGATTATAAATGGGCAGCTCATCAATGGCGATGATTTTAAACTCAAACCCCGCCGGAGCCATGGGAAGTAATCCACTGGCAATCTTCTTTGAAAAAGATTCTTTGCGCAGACTCCCTGCGATAATGCCTATAATCTTGCTCATAATA is a genomic window of Chitinophaga sp. LS1 containing:
- a CDS encoding NAD(P)H-dependent oxidoreductase, with amino-acid sequence MSKIIGIIAGSLRKESFSKKIASGLLPMAPAGFEFKIIAIDELPIYNQDFDDHQTVPGSYVAFRNAIQSVDGVIFVTPEHNRSIPAALKNALDVGSRPYGKSVWNGKPGAVFSNSPGNIGGFGANHHLRQSLVFLNIPVMQQPEVYIQKSNELFDDKGNLKEGDTKEFIAKVVKAYIDWFNKNA